Within the Candidatus Culexarchaeum yellowstonense genome, the region TTAAATTTACACCAACAGTTTTACTTGTATATGGGAATGATCTTGAAGCCCTCAAGTTACATTCAATTACATAAACAACGTTATCTTTTACCAAAAACTGAATATTAAACGGCCCAACAATCTTAAGCCTCCTAGCTATTTTACTGGAGTAATCTCTAATAACATTTATGACTGGGGGCGCTAGAGTTTGAGGTGGTATACACATGGTTGCGTCACCACTATGCACTCCAGCTTCCTCCACATGCTCAATAATGGCGCCTATAATGGTGTCATCGCCATCAGAAACGCCGTCAACTTCCACTTCCTTGGCTCCACTAATAAATTTTGAAATCACCACAGGGTGTTCTGGGGAAACTTTAGTGGCGAGGGATAAATATTCTTCTAATTCCTTCTCATCATAAGCTACACGCATACTTGAACCTGATAAAACGTAACTTGGCCTTATTATTACGGGGTAACCGATCTTGGAAGCAAATAATTTTGCTTCATCAATTGTTTTAAAAGAGCCCCAAGCAGGTTGAGGTATTTGTAATTCATCTAATATGGAGCTGAATTTAGCTCTATCTTCAGCCATATCGATACTTATAGGCGAAGTACCAAGAATATTAACACCGTTCATATTCAACTTCAAAGCAAGATTATTGGGTATTTGACCACCCACAGAAACTATTACTCCAATAGGCTTCTCAAATTCATAAATATCTAAAATTCTCTCTAAACTCAATTCCTCAAAGTAAAGCTTATCTGAAACATCATAATCCGTTGAAACAGTTTCAGGATTATAATTTATCAATATAACCTCCTTGATACCATGTTTCTTTAAAGCCCAAACCATGTTCACTGCACACCAATCAAACTCAACGCTAGATCCTATCCTAAACACACCAGAGCCTAAGACTATGACCTTACTTTTTTCAAGTGAACTTTCTGCTGTTATATCATTTTCATCTCCACAATATGTTAAATATAGGTAATTGGTTTTCGCAGGCCATTCAGCAGCTAAAGTATCTATTTGCTTTACACAGGGGAATATTCCAAACTTTTTCCTCAACATCCGCACATAATCTTCCGTAACTCCCAAACATAACGCTATTTGCTTATCTGAAAAGCCAAGCCTTTTTGCTTCTTTTATTAATACTGCAATATTTTTGTCATTTATATTTGCTTTACGGAGTTTCTCCTCCATATCTACAATGTTTTTAATTTTATATAAGTAGAAGGGGTCTATGCCGCTAAGCTCATATATCTTTTCGATACTAACACCAAGTTTTATGACTTTAACTATCTTGAATATTCTATCATCTCTTGGATGGGAAATTGCATATAGAATGTCTTCAAGTGATTCACATTCATTTTCATCAGTATTGCACACCAAACCATTTTTCCCAATATCCAGCATCCTAATGGCTTTTTGTAATGCTTCTTCAAAACATCTCCCAATGGCCATTACTTCTCCTACAGACTTCATCTGAGTACCTAAACTTCGATCCACACCAACAAACTTTTGAAAATCCCATCTTGGAAACTTAACAACCACATAATCCAATGCTGGTTCAAAACATGCCGTTGTAACCTTTGTAACCTTATTGATAAGTTCTGGCAATAGGTAGCCTATCGACAACTTGGCAGATATATATGCAAGCGGATATCCAGTGGCTTTACTAGCTAAAGCAGAGCTCCTCGACATACGTGCATTAACCTCAATCACCCTAAATTCCTCAGAATTAGGATTCAAAGCCCATTGGATATTACATTCACCAACTATCCCTAAACTTTGAATAACCCTAATCGATGCAGACCTTAGAATATGATATTCACGATTAGTGAGAGTTTGTGATGGGGCGACGACGATGGAGTCTCCAGTATGTATCCCCATTGGATCCACATTCTCCATACAACAAACAGCAATACAGTTATTCGCATAATCACGCATTATTTCGAATTCTATCTCCTTCCAATGCCCCAAATACTCTTCTACAAGAACCTGGGAAATGGCGCTTTGAGTCAATGCACGCTCAACGATCTCAATCAATTCTGAATCATTATGAGCTACTCCAGAGCCTTTCCCACCAAGAGTATATGCCACCCTCACCACAACAGGATAACCTATATCTTTAGCTGCTTTCAAAGCTTCTTCAACAGAAGTTGCTGAGAAACTTTTCGGCACAGGGATTCCAGCATTTATCATCGCATTTTTAAACAGCTCCCTATCTTCAGTTTTCTCTATGGCATCTATAGGCGTACCCAAAACCTTAACGTTATATTTATTGAGAATACCCATTTTAGACAGCTGCACACCACAATTTAATGCCGTCTGACCGCCAAAACCAAGTAGAATACCATCAGGCTTCTCCCTCTTAATAACCTCCTCCACATAAAATGGAGTTACAGGTAGAAGGTATATTTTGTTTGCAAGCTTAGGGTCTGTTTGTATCGTTGCAACATTTGGATTTACCAGTATAGTCTCAATGCCTTCCTCCCTCAACGCCTTTAAACACTGACTGCCAGAGTAATCAAATTCTGCTGCTTCACCAATCTTTATAGCTCCACTCCCCAATATCAGCACTTTTCGAACGCCATCAAGTTTAGGCATGAAATTCACCTCAACATTTTTATGAAAACATCAAAAAGGAAGCATGTATCGAGGGGACCTGGAGAACCTTCAGGATGCCATTGAACTGAAAAAACATCTTTCTCCATATGTCTTATTCCTTCAACAGTTCCATCATTAGCATTTACATACCAAACTTTCAACTTGGTATCTTTAAGTGATGAAGCATCCACAGCAAACCCATGATTTTGAGAAGTTATAAAGCAAGTATTATTTTCAATGTTTAATACTGGTTGATTCTGAGATCTATGACCATACCTTAATTTATACGTTAAACCACCCAAAGCTAAAGCAAGTATTTGATTTCCAAGGCAAATCCCAAAGATGGGAATACCACTATCAACAATCTCCCTTACAGTTGCAATAGTTTCAGTTAATAATGCTGGATCACCAGGACCATTGCTTATCAGAACACCATGAGGCTTATAAGATAAAATATCTTCAAATTGGAAGTTATACGGAACTCTAATAACATTAACCCCTCTTCTCAAAAGATTGCGAATTATACTCAGCTTAACTCCACAATCTATCACAACAACATTCTTATCACTACCAATATAGTGAGGTATAGGCTCTTTAATGGAAACCTTCTCCACAAGATTACTTTCAATCGGATTAGCTGAGCACTTCAATTCCTCAAATAATTTCCCAGAATCAACAGATACACATTCATCAAATACATAAAGTAAACCCATCATAACACCCTTAGACCTCAATTTCTTAGTAATACTCCTAGTATCAACGCCAAAAATACCTGGAACACCATTTTCAAGCAACCACTCATTAAAAGATTTAGAGGAAGCCCAATGTGAAGGCATGATACATAAATCACTAATAACAACCCCTGAAACTTTTATACCAAATGACTCAAAGTGTAGGGGGATATTAAACTCGTCAACCAAACCTAATGATGGAACACCATAATTTCCGATTAATGGATATGTAAATAATAAAATTTGACCCATATATGAAGGATCAGTTAAAGCCTCAGTATATCCAACCATAGAAGTTGAGAAAACAACTTCCCCTACAACCTTAGTGGAAGCACCGAAGCCATAACCAATATAAGTAGAACCATCCTCAAGAACCAGCACAGCCCTTTTAGATGTAGTCTCGGTCATTGAAATACTTTCAGCCTCCAAAAACTTGAACAGAAAGACGCTTTAAATTTTATGTTACAATTGTAACAAGAGAAATTCATAAAAAACAAGAGCATTAGTAGGATGACCACGTAATCCTAGAGAAAGAATCATTACGTAAATAAAACGTCATCTAATCATCGCAAAATTAAAAATGGCTTTCCAAAATTCGACAAAGCAAAAATGCTAAATTTATGTAATGTTTTAAAGCCTCGGGCGGGATTTGAACCCGCGACCTACGCCTTACCAAGGCGCCGCTCTAACCAGGCTGAGCTACCGAGGCATTACATCAATATAAATTAAAAATCATAAAGATTCTTTAAGTTTTTGCTAGAATGGCAATAGGCATGCTACACTACTTCTTTATGAGATCCATGAACTTAGCACAATTAACGCAGACCTGCATACCCTCCCTCTCTGTTATACAGTTTTTACACACATTTTTGAAACACATTTCGCACTTGTACACTTCATTAACTTTAGCTCCACATATTGGACATGTATACAAAGCACATTTCACCTTTAGAAATAATTATTGTAAAAATACTATTTATTCTTTGTTAAAGCCATTTCGCCGTTAAATCATTCTTGAACGTTTTCACTTCGACACCTTTAAGTGGGAAAGTTGGTTGACAATGAGTAAACTCCAAAATGGATACTGGCATTTCAATGTTAAAATTAATTAAAACTTTTGGATGAATTTCACCCATTAAGCCAATGCATCTATTTTTAACTTTCACAACAGCAGTTCTGCCACTTATAAATGATGGATGACTATATTGCTCTAGGGAGACTTCGACTCCAAGACCATCCATTAATGACACCAAAACTTCCTTAGCATCTGTAAATGTAGCCCTTGAAGCTGAAATAGCAATGGCAGTATTTCTCTGAACATAAATGTCATCTTCTGACGGTATTGCCACATACCCTATTTCAAATATTTTTTGAGGATAAGCAGAATGTTTATTTTGTGAAAGGAAGCGTAGTAGGTTCGGAGTTATCCAAAATCGGTAACAATTATATTCTTCACTAACAGGATTTGCCAATTTCAATACATTTGTATTAGCGATATTCATTAGAGTAGTTTGGTTAGCGATATTTGTTAATGTGAAGGTCATTACTTCCTGAAAACCCATTCCAACGAGTATTCCTCTGATTTTCCCTTCTAAAACTTCTATCAATGATGGTTTCCCAACAGTCATTATTGATGGGAGATCAGGAGTTATGTTTTCATATCCATAAGAGATCAGCATATCCTCAACAATATCAACGGGATGGAGAATGTCAACTCTATATGGGGGTATAATAACCTTGACCTCTCCATGATTTACCACTTCAGCTCCATAACCCATTCTCCTTAGTAGTGTTAAAGCTTCATTTAGGTTTATCCTTAAACCCGTAAGTTTATTGAACATCTCAACATTGACGTGCATTTGTTTAGGCGTTAAATCGGGGGTTATTTTGCTAAAATTGGGATATTTAATAGAAACCCCCTCCAAAATGCCACCTCTCTCAAGAATGTTACAGACAAGCACATTTAATGTTTGCTCAACAGCTTTCTCATCGATTCCAGTCAATTCTATAAATAGATTCCTCGTGTATTCATTTACTCTAGTTCGTGCCCCATTTATTATAGGAGGGAAACTGAAAATACCTTTCCCATCAATGTATACTGGATAAGCCCCCTTTATAAGTGCAGAATAAGCTTTACCCTTAGGATGCTTGATTAATATTTCTCTAAGGGACAGCTCTTCCTCCATATCCAATGGAATCATCCTTTCATCCCCACTCACCTCAGTATATATTATTGGCGGCGTTATTTTGTCATAATCATGTATTCCTATAGCAACCTTCCTTCTATTCCTACCAAGAGTTATATGCAAAGCCTCTTGCATGTTCATTAAACTCTTTATAAAGGCACCATCAATAGTTAAATTTCTAATGATTGCACATGCTATGTATGGGCGTGTCTGAGCATCTTTAACGTAAACTTCCACGCAAGGTTTATTTGAAGACAAGGGAGCATACGTAGTATAGCTTAACTCGATTCCAAAGAAGTTTCTTATGGCTCTGGATAACCCCTCAACGCTTAAGAGATCAGGGCGATCGGGCTCAAGTTCAACTACAACCTCTCCCCCCTCGACGTTTTTAATTTCCCCCTTAAATTGCCGTATAGCATAAAATATCTTTTCAACACTTTCTAAACGACTAAACTTCATTAAATCATTTATATCTAAACTTAAGGTGGGCATTTTCCTAGACCCCCCACAATGTTGGAATCCTCTTCGATCTTAGCCAATCCAAGTCATTGGAGAAAAGTAGTCGTATATCTTCTATCCCGAGAGCCACCATAGCCAATCTATCTATTCCAAGCCCCCAAGCAAGAACTGTAGCTTTAATTCCAAGTGGATATGTGACTTCAGGCCTGAAAATCCCTGCAGGTAATGCTTCAATCCAACCCAATTTATCATGTTTAATATATCCAACAACGCTGGGCTCTGTAAATGGGAAATATGCTGGCTGAAATTTAACCTCCTTTATACCAAAGGCTTCTGCAATAGTCTTTAGGAAGCCTAGCAAATGTTTAAAATTAACATCATATGATACAACTATGCCCTCACACTGATTAAATTCCATTAAATGAGTTGCATCGATTTTATCAGGCCTATAATTTCTGTCAATCGTAAATATCTTCTTCGGCAAATCAGAATCACTTAACTGAGATAAACAACGCACAGATACCGCTGTGGTCTGACTCCTCAATATACGTTTTAAAGCAAGTTCAGGATCCCAGTAACCCCAACCTTTCGAACCAGTTTCCCAGCCGTTTTCATGAGTAGCTTTAACACGCTCCCATACCCCCCTCTCGCAGACATTATCTAAATTCATCTGTTTATAATCAACATAGAAGACATCATGTATATCCCTTGCAGGATGATCTGAGGGCATGAAGAGGGCATCTGCATTCCAGAAGTTGACTTCTATTGGTGGACTAGTAACCTCTTCAAACCCCAATCCTATAAGTATTTCTCGAATTTCATCTATTATCTCCCTATATGGATGCTTCTTCCCAAAAATAAGTTTCTTCACAGGGGCGGAGACATCATAAGGCCTAAAGTAAAGGTTAGGCCACTCCCCAGAAACTATAATGTCCCTTGTAAGTTCATTAACTATTTTTATGTTTTTAATGTCCAATACATCACGAATTGAGAAAAGCTCTTTAATCATGCTCAAAGCCTTTAAGCCGACTTGAGTTAATGAGGCTTTCACTTCCTTTACACTTCTATCCTTAATAATCCTCCCTCTCTTCCTCAAAGACTCCATCAAGTTAAGATCTTCCTTAGAAAGTGGAGAGCCATTCTTAATTTTACTTAACAGTGTATATGGAGGATAATTGTTTACTAGATCAGCAGCGTTTTCAACCTTTAATTTTACAAGCCTACTTCCATTCACTTTTTCAATGGAAATCCAACCCAATTTCACAGCCCAACTTAATCCTATCTTTAATTCAGCTTCACTCAATTGAAGATCTTCAATTAAAGATGCACCACCGTGCTCAATCAGCTTCTTTATAACTCGCTGCTCTGGAAATAATTGCTTTAAGTATTCCTCCCCTTCCACATCCAATTCATATGTGGATATAAGAACTTCTTCTACTGATATTAAATTCTTGCCCTTTAGAGATTCAAAAGCCCATACCACCGAGTCCACTGATAATCCGGTTTTCTCAGAAACATCTTTTAATGTACGGGAATTCTCTAAGGCAATCAAAACTTTCATTTCAATTGGATGAAGCATCCCTATAATTTTTTGGAGAAGATCTATTGAAATTGGAGCTCCATCACTCTCTCCCATACTACACATGTTAACTCTCCTTTTATATATTTATTCATTAACCATCTTCCTAGTTTATAAGGTTTAAGTACAATGCACGACAGAATTTTTAAATAGAATTTACTAGGGAGATTATATCATGGAGATAAAAGGGATATATGTACCACATGTCACCCCATTCAAACACGATGGGGAAATGGATAGAGAAGCACTGGAAAAATGTATAGAGTTTTGGATCAATAGTGGAGTTAACGGCCTTGTAACATTAGGTAGTAATGGGGAATTCCCATACTTAACCTATGAGGAGAAGATGTCTGTAGTGAAAGATGTAATTGACTATGTTAACGGAAGAGTGAAAGTCATAGTGGGAACAGGGGCGCCGAGCACATATGAAACGATAAAATTCTCTAAAGAGATTTTAGATTTAGGAGGAGTGGATGCACTAATAATAGTTACACCCTACTACTTTCCACTATCATCAAATGAGTTAATAGCCCATTATTCGGAAGTACTAAGTAAAGTGGATGCACCAATACTACTATATGATGTACCAAAATTCACTGGATACAGCATGGACGTGAGTGTAGTGGAAAAACTTGTAAAAGAGTATAGCAATATTGTGGGTATAAAGGATAGTACTGGGAACATGCTTCACATATCAGAAACCATAAGAACCGTGGGAAACAAAATTAGTGTACTATCTGGAAGCGCCGAATTCATATTGCCAACATTGATACTTGGAGGAAGTGGGGCAATAGTGGCTGTAGCGAATTTCATACCAGAACTCACAGTGAAACTCTATAATGACTTCATTGCAAAAAGATATGAAGAAGCAGCGAAAAGCCAATTGAAAATAAATGCAATATGGAATGCTCTAAGAAGATTCAATCAGCTTTCAGCAGTAAAAGCCTGTATGAATGTAAGGAATGTTAACGCAGGATATCCTAGGAAACCATCACTACCATTAAATGACAATGAAATGAACTATGTAAAAGAAATATTATCGAAATACTTGTGAATAGTAAAACTTATCTAAATTTTACCTTGAATAGATAATTAAATTGGTGATTGCCGAAAATGGAAGAAAATGAACAACGTAGAAATATTGCTGAATTGAAGGAAAGAGCGCAGAGAATTCTATCATTGCTAAAACAAGCATACCCAGATGTAAAGGGGACTGAACTGAATTTTAGCAATGCATGGGAATTGTTAGTTGCAACAGTACTAGCTGCACAGACGCCAGACGCAAGAGTAAACGAAGTAACAAAAATATTATTTCAGAGATATAGATCAATAAAAGATTACGCCGAAGCTGATGACAGAGAACTTGAAGAAATATTGAAACCAATAAACTTTTACCGTAAGAAAGCACAAAGGATAAAGTCAATAGCTAAAATAATATTGGAGAAGTATAATGGAGAGATCCCGAAGTCAATAGAAGAGTTAACAAAGATACCAGGCATTGGTAGGAAAACAGCAAATATGGTATTGGCAAATGCATTAAATGTAGTTGAAGGGATAACTGTAGATACACATGTAATGAGACTTGCCAATAGACTCAAATTAACCACACAAAAGGATAGAGACAAAATAGAGAAAGAACTCATGGAGATAATACCAAAAGAGGAATGGTTCAATTTCTCAAATCTGTTAATAGCACATGGCAAGAGAGTGTGCAGTGCTAAGAAGCCAAAATGTGAAATATGCGTTATAAAAGAATTATGTCCATCAGCTCAGACAACAAGTGAATGAAGCAGAGAGACACTAAAAGATTTAGAAATAAATTTTGTCAGATTTGACGCTATGTCAGTTCCTGTAAAGACATGTAATATTCCCCTCGAAATTAGTATGACTATCAGTTAAGCAGGTAGTGGATTATTCTGAAAAGCGTTTATACAGATTTGGTGAAGGTAAGAGGGGGCTACTATAGCTTTAATGGTGAATTGATGCGGGGGGTGGGATTTGAACCCACGAACCCCTTCGGGACAGCCGTTCTGAGAGAAGTTCTCCTCAGGGCTGCGCCTTTGACCTGGCTTGGCTACCCCCGCAGTACATACGATATAATTTAACACAACATAGCCTAAAAATATTGTTTATTTGCTAATTGAAGCAAAGTGTATTTATTTTGTGAGTTTACTGGACTACACCCACCCTTGATATTATATCTCCCCTTGCTTTTTTGAATTTCACTGAAGTAATCTTTACTTTGACTATTTCTCCGATTTTTGCTCCTGGAACAAATATAGCTGTATCTTTAACTCTTGCTATACCCTCACCTTTATCCGAGTAATCCTCAATTACAACTGTGTATACGTCTCCTTCATTAACCCTGCTGAAGAGGTATACCTTTTTCTTTTTGCTAGACTTACGTTTAGAACTCTTCTTGCCCATATCGTTCCCCGTCTAATGAGGTTAACGTACTCTTCTCGAAGCCCCCTTCTTCCTTCCAGTTCTTCTGGGAGCAATTATACCGACTTTCTGTCCTGGAGGAGCTGTTCTAGAAACTGGCGTTCCACCTTTTGGATGTGATCCTCCACCATGTGGATGGCTTGCAGGTACCATTGCCTTACCTCTAACAATAGGCCATTTAACAGCTTTTCTCTTTATTAGATGATACTTATTTCCAGCTTTTAGGAATGGTTTTTCAATTCTTCCTCCCGCAGCAACTATTCCTATAGTGGCTCTACACCTAGAGTCTATTGTTTTCAGCTTACCTGAAGGTAACTTTATAACAGTTTCCCCAGAAGAGTGTGCAACAACAATTGCATATGCACCAGATCTACGTGCTATTTTACCACCATCTCCAGGTCGCAATTCAACATTGCAGATATTTGTTCCCTCAGGAATGTTACCCACCGGAAGTATGTTTCCAACATCTACTTCTGCAAGTACACCTTTAGCTACGTTTTTACCCACATATATACCTTCAGGGGCTACTATCAACTCCCTACTACCATCCTCGAATTTTATTAATGCCAAGGGGCAACCTCTACCTGGATCATGTAAAAGATCCTCTACAACTCCATTTATTTTTGATGTGTACTCAATTTTACTTGGAGTACCATATCTTGCAGGACCAACTTTAATCCATTTTGGAGATCTGAAATTTGACCCGCCTCTACCCTTACGCTGTACAAGAATTCTTTTGCCCATTTCATACACCTCTACAGTATACCCATCTTTGAAGCTACATCTGAAGCTGAATATTCTGAGCTAAGTTTGACATAAGCCTTCTTCTCACCTTTTGTCGTTATAAGCGTGTTAACTTTATCTACTTTCACATTAAATAATTTTTCTACCGCCCATTTAATTAAGTGTTTATTTGCATTCCTATCAACGATGAAAGTCAGTTTATTCTCTGCTTCAATCTTCCTTAATGCAGATTCAGAGATTACAGGTCTTATTATTATCCTCCAGGGATCCGTATTCTCCATGGCTTAACCTCCAACCTTTTGAGATTCAGTTTTATAATTAAATATGTTTGTGTACAATAAATGTTTACCCTTATACGATAAGAAGCGTTCATTCAATATGTCTATGGCACTTTGTGTGAAAATCGTTAGTCTACCAGGGTTTCCTCCAGGGGCCAAATGCATAACGCTCAAATCACGTGCATTAACAACATCCAATCCAGGAAAGTTCTTCACAGAGTTTATGAGTGGGTAAGTGTTTGAGACTACTATTAAGGGACCTTTACCAACCTTGTATCTTCTACCCCTAAGCTTACCTTTACCAGCTCTGATCCTTATACCCCCTTTAACCCTTTCAATATCTGCCCAGAAACCTAATTTAAGTGCAATATCTCGAAATTGCTTACTCTTTTCAACTTTTTCCAATTCGTTAGAAACTATTAATGGTATTTGAGGAACTGATGATACTAAATGGCCCCTTCCCGATACAAATTTTACATTTGCCGTGGCAGATAATGCTGATAAAATGGCATAGATACGTTCTTTCTTATTTATTTTTTCATGAATACACTTTTCAACAGTGGGTGCATGAGCACTCCTACCACCAACAGTCATCGTTGCAAAAGCAGCTACCCCAGCTTCAGGATATCCGGATCCTTTAACCCTTGGAACTCTCGCTACTCCATGGCCTATACCCCAACTTTTAGCAGTTGTACGTTTTCCAGCAAGCGGATCTCTGCCCTGAGGCTGAATTCTTGCGGTTAAAGATGATATATAAGCCCTTCTGATAATATCCTTCCTAATTGGGATTTGGAAAAACCATGGAATCTCGATTTCCCCAATTACAGATCCATTTAAATCATATATTTTCATGTGGATCACCTATTAATGTA harbors:
- the rpl4p gene encoding 50S ribosomal protein L4; translated protein: MHMKIYDLNGSVIGEIEIPWFFQIPIRKDIIRRAYISSLTARIQPQGRDPLAGKRTTAKSWGIGHGVARVPRVKGSGYPEAGVAAFATMTVGGRSAHAPTVEKCIHEKINKKERIYAILSALSATANVKFVSGRGHLVSSVPQIPLIVSNELEKVEKSKQFRDIALKLGFWADIERVKGGIRIRAGKGKLRGRRYKVGKGPLIVVSNTYPLINSVKNFPGLDVVNARDLSVMHLAPGGNPGRLTIFTQSAIDILNERFLSYKGKHLLYTNIFNYKTESQKVGG